Proteins co-encoded in one Arachis hypogaea cultivar Tifrunner chromosome 13, arahy.Tifrunner.gnm2.J5K5, whole genome shotgun sequence genomic window:
- the LOC112738387 gene encoding protein INAPERTURATE POLLEN1-like: MHFIHQLHATNKAIYIDQTFESHVASLPKIQTHFHPLVPSNVPRIRKEKYNKKKKKKKKKKKEKKEKMLKAVAPLFNRHNNRHSSRPFKDYYNEWFSTLKHNLLPLLRRSISGDSLTVLSTHVELIHQHFHSFYYTLDSAATSDPSLLLNQDWRNSLEKPLLWLGDLTPFLFTNLARSFLDEFQDSDSNPSSNPNPNPNYSSSPPLIPDLRESFDPYDRPWQVAMAWRNASEALTTRMDQIECGLRVIVPTLTERMRCAEATFVDRVVNDWFRCRDSKGAAMVAVGADVKAHMEEVVSVFLYANRLRRSVLVDIISATTVYQAALFLEALAQFLIGFRNHDLLHAVELSNNVNNNAAAKECRPWCH, from the coding sequence ATGCACTTCATACACCAGTtacatgcaacaaacaaagctaTATATATTGACCAAACCTTTGAATCTCATGTAGCGAGCCTCCCGAAAATCCAAACCCATTTCCACCCCTTGGTTCCTTCTAACGTCCCAAgaataaggaaagaaaaatataacaaaaaaaaaaaaaaaaaaaaaaaaaaaaaaaaagaaaagaaagaaaagatgctGAAAGCGGTGGCGCCACTGTTCAACCGTCACAACAACAGGCACTCCTCGCGCCCCTTCAAGGACTACTACAACGAGTGGTTCAGCACTCTTAAGCACAACCTCCTCCCACTCCTCCGCCGCTCCATCTCCGGCGACTCCCTCACCGTCCTCTCCACCCACGTGGAGCTCATCCACCAGCACTTCCACTCCTTCTATTACACCCTCGACTCCGCCGCCACCTCCGACCCCTCCCTCCTCCTCAACCAAGACTGGCGCAACTCCCTCGAGAAGCCCCTCCTCTGGCTCGGCGACCTCACCCCCTTCCTCTTCACCAACCTCGCCCGCTCCTTCCTCGATGAATTCCAAGACTCCGATTCTAACCCAAGCTCTAaccccaaccctaaccctaattattCCTCTTCTCCTCCTTTAATCCCCGATCTTCGGGAATCTTTCGACCCCTATGACCGTCCATGGCAGGTCGCGATGGCGTGGCGAAACGCTTCCGAGGCCTTAACCACTCGCATGGACCAAATCGAGTGCGGGCTGCGCGTCATTGTTCCCACCCTCACGGAACGAATGCGATGTGCAGAGGCTACATTTGTTGACCGCGTGGTCAACGATTGGTTTAGGTGTAGGGATAGTAAGGGCGCTGCGATGGTTGCTGTTGGTGCTGACGTCAAGGCTCACATGGAAGAAGTTGTGAGTGTGTTTCTTTATGCCAATAGACTTAGGAGAAGCGTTCTTGTGGATATTATTAGTGCTACCACTGTTTACCAAGCTGCTTTGTTTCTTGAGGCCTTGGCTCAGTTTCTAATTGGGTTTAGGAATCATGATTTGCTCCATGCTGTGGAGCTCAGCAACAATGTCAATAATAATGCTGCTGCCAAAGAATGTCGACCTTGGTGTCACTGA